The DNA sequence TGTAGGTTGGAATTGATATTATATGGGACAAGCTCATTACAGTATAAAGCTTTTCACCGTCCCTGCCAAAGTACATAAGACAAATACTATACGCACACACAGATTTTATCACCATTTTAAAAGACAACAAAAGCTAAAAGGCGATAACGATTCAGCGGGTAGTAAACTGCTTGAGAAGATAGCTTTTATAGCCGAGTTTACGTTTTCATGTAAACTTGGTTATTTTCATTTTTATGGGCGTTCGTACAATCCTTCTGAATATGGCTTCTCTTGTTGTGCTCTGAAAACAGAAAAGTTTGAAAAGAAGAGTTGCCGCTCTCCACCTCTGTTTTGGTTTTTTACAAAAAAATCAAAACGGAGGTTTCTATATGACAAAGATCAATTTGAAAGATTATTATCTGGTCGATAAATCTGACTTTTTCGTTGAAGTGACTCCAGCGGTTGCAAATCTACTCAAACAGTTTAGCCGAAAAGACCATGCAGACTATGAACGCAGGCGTGTACACAAGGCATACTATTCTCTTGACGCTGACGACGGTATTGAAAAGGATGTTGTCCTGCTGGTCTTATCTCCCGAGGAAATCTATGAAAGAAAACTGAGCAATCAGGAGTTGTATGCCGCTATCAACAGTCTGCCGGAAAAGCAAGCAAAGCGTCTTTATGCCTATTTCTTTTTGGATATGAGCAAAGCACAGATTGCAAGGATTGAAGGAGTTAATAAAAGCCGAATAGCGCATTCAATCAATCAGGCACTAAAAAATATGGAAAAATTTTTAAAATATAGTTTGTAGGGGGGCAACAAACGCTTAAAAAATCTGCTGATTAATAGAGGGATATACTCTACCCCCTCGACTGATCCTTGACAATTGAATAAGTGTTTTATCGGGTACTTTCCCCGTATGTCCTGTAAAGGGAAGCCAGATTGCAGGTACGCCATGATCACCTGTCCGGTATTGCGCCGGATTACAGCTGAAGGATTAATGCCATTTATGGATTGGATGAAGGTAAGGTGAAAGCGATCAATACTCTTGCAATAGATAAATGCCGGTTGCATTTAGGGCGAAGACGCATACGGAGGAATTATGATACTTGCGTGCAGTCGAGGTTAAGTCCCAGAGCGCGCCCCGGTCGCTGACGGGGAGGTGGAATTCCTATGAGACGGTCAACCACTGTCTGCCGGATAAAACTAATAACTTTGATTAACCAAAACAGAATGTGGCATAGGGTATGCTCGGGGTGTAAATGCATTTCTGAATCACGGCATACCCTTACTGTCGCATCTCGTACCTTATAGAGATAAGACAATTCCAAGTCTTAGCGATTCCATATAAAGACAACTAGGAGCAAACAGGCGCGGTTTTTGTCTGTCAATGTTTTAAAGAAAGGAGACAGTAGTATGGCCGTAAAACAACAGGCTGTAAAAGCTATTGAACCTCTGCCTATGCTGAAGACAGTAGAGCAAATGAGCCGTATTTCCGGTATAGGCGAAAACAAGCTACGGGAACTGATGGACAAAGGTGAAATTGAATATGTACAGAACGGAAACCGCCGTTTGCTGGCTGATGCAGCCATATGGGACTGGTATGAAAGGAATAAAATATCAGCGGGCATAAGCAAGAAAGGAGGTAATGAGAAATATGTCGGTAGCACCAAGGCAGGTTAAAAATAAACGGAATCAAGATGGTGTCAGCACGTCCCGCACAGGAACGGTTTATGATGTTTTCATTCGCTATAAAACAGACGACGGCTATAAGACTTATGGTAAGCGCGGATTTGCGACCAAGCAGGAAGCTTTGAGCCATGAAGCTGAGATGCGTACAAAACTGACAAAACCGGGATACCAGCCTTTACAGGCTACGAAATCCAAACAAACCATGAAAGAGTATTTGGAGACCTGGGTGGAAAATCACGGCAAGGCAAACTTGCGCCCAAGCACTTTTGCAGGTTATAAAAGCCATATTAAAAACCATATTCTACCCTTTATTGGCAATGTTCCCTTAAAACAACTTACCCCTGCCATGATAGATAACATGTTTCAAAAGCTATTTGACAAAAAACTTTCTCAAAGCACCGTCCGTTATGCGCAGCGTATTTTGAGCGTAGCATTAGAGGCGGCCCGAAAATACCACTACATAGAAACGAACCCAGCCCGCGACATTATCACCAAGTTTGGAAAACAGGGCAAGACTCCCGACCCCTATACGGTTGAGCAAATGCAACGGCTTATGGGCAACTGCGTAGGAACAGAATGGGAAATGATTATTGTTTTAAGCGGCATGTATGGACTGCGTCGCAATGAAGTTTTAGGACTGCGCTGGGACAATGTAGACTTACAAAACAAAACCTTTTCAATCTTGGAGCAATTGCCTTATAAAGTTCCGCCTGGAACCATGACTATTATGGAAATGGCTCCAACCAAATCCAATGACCGTGTACTCCCCATCACAGAAACTACTCTGCCGTACTTCGTGCGTCAGCTTGTTTTACAACATAAGCAAAAGGAATTGGCCCAATTATCAGGGCAGGAATATTACGATAATAGCCTTGTCATTGCGAAGCCCAATGGTGCACCATTACGCGCTGATCGTG is a window from the Dehalobacter sp. DCA genome containing:
- a CDS encoding sigma factor-like helix-turn-helix DNA-binding protein; amino-acid sequence: MTKINLKDYYLVDKSDFFVEVTPAVANLLKQFSRKDHADYERRRVHKAYYSLDADDGIEKDVVLLVLSPEEIYERKLSNQELYAAINSLPEKQAKRLYAYFFLDMSKAQIARIEGVNKSRIAHSINQALKNMEKFLKYSL
- a CDS encoding helix-turn-helix domain-containing protein, whose product is MAVKQQAVKAIEPLPMLKTVEQMSRISGIGENKLRELMDKGEIEYVQNGNRRLLADAAIWDWYERNKISAGISKKGGNEKYVGSTKAG
- a CDS encoding tyrosine-type recombinase/integrase, coding for MSVAPRQVKNKRNQDGVSTSRTGTVYDVFIRYKTDDGYKTYGKRGFATKQEALSHEAEMRTKLTKPGYQPLQATKSKQTMKEYLETWVENHGKANLRPSTFAGYKSHIKNHILPFIGNVPLKQLTPAMIDNMFQKLFDKKLSQSTVRYAQRILSVALEAARKYHYIETNPARDIITKFGKQGKTPDPYTVEQMQRLMGNCVGTEWEMIIVLSGMYGLRRNEVLGLRWDNVDLQNKTFSILEQLPYKVPPGTMTIMEMAPTKSNDRVLPITETTLPYFVRQLVLQHKQKELAQLSGQEYYDNSLVIAKPNGAPLRADRVSSNFGQMLRHLEMPHIRFHDLRHSAATNMHQLTGDFYTVGEILGHTLKGIGISLGISTNLEAVTAQYVNVRLDRKKTVLDAYHNALHPQEIAKAASKKPKKMSRNMER